ATATGATCCAGGCCAAAATCACGTTCAATACGATTACTACAAATGTTGTTAGAGGGCCAAATGGAGGATTGACCATCAACATCACTATACTTATACTCCCCGGTCCTGCGAGTAAGGGTGTTGCCAAAGGAAAGATCGCAATACTTTCTCCTGCACTGGGGAGGACTTTCTCATGCTCTCTACCGATAACGTAGCTGACTGCGAAGACTAAGAGTATTATCCCGCCGATTATCTTAAAATCACTAAGCGTAATGTTAAGAAGTTTAAAGAGCCAGAATCCCAAATACGCAAAGGTTAAGAGAATACCGAGTGAAACGATGCAAGACGTTCTTATAATTCTGCCATGACTCGATCGAGGGAGGTTTGCCATTAGGCTTGTGAAGAAGGGAAGGGCACCGATGGGGTCGAAGATGGCGAAGAGTGTTAAGAAGGCTTGAAAGAACGATATGAAATCATGTTGCAAGAGGGCATCTTGGAACATCCCCCTTTATTATTGATAGGTTATAAAAATACTTTAACGAAATCTACATTTAAAGGAAAAGTATATGTTTCCATCATATTAACAAAAACAAGATGGAAAAAATCTATTATGATGTGGTGATCATCGGTGGTGGTATCGCTGGGTTAAGGGCTGCTCTTGAGATAGCAGCGAACTGTAAGAGTAAAGTAAGTATAGCTGTAATGAGTAAGTATCACCCGCTCAGATCTCACTCGGTCGTCGCTGGGGGTGGAATTTCAGGCGCCTTATGGGTGGGTGATAGTCCAGAACTTCACGCGTGGGATACGATAAAAGGTGGAGACTTCCTCTGTGATCAGGATGCTGTCGAGATGTTTACTCAATTGGCGCCTAAAGAAATCATAAAGTTGGAGCATTGGGGAGTACCGTGGGAGAGGAACAAAGATGGGACTCTACAGAATGCCCAAAGGATGGGCGGTCATAGCTTCCCGAGGGCGGTATTCGTTGGAGATCGAACGGGCCACTTCATAGTCCAATCACTATATGAAAGATGCTTAATGTATGATAACATAGAGTTTCTTAACGATCATTTTGCCATGTCCATCGTTGTGAGTGGAGATAAGGTCAATGGTTTAACCGCTCTGGATATAAAAAGAGGTATAATAGTAGGTATAAAGGTTAGAGCAATAGTAATAGCTACGGGAGGGCTCGGAAGGATTTATCGCACAACTACAAACGAAGACCAGAATACTGGAGATGGAATGGTTTTAGCGTACAAAATTGGAGTACCATTAAAGGATATGGAGTTTGTACAATTTCACCCAACGGGCCTCGTTCCACATGGATATTTGATAACGGAAGCAGCGAGGGGGGAGGGAGGCTATCTTATCAATGCGAAGGGTGAACGATTTATGAAAAGGTATGCTCCAGAGAGGCAAGAATTGGCCCCAAGAGATATAGTCTCAAGATCGATTATGTTT
The DNA window shown above is from Nitrososphaerales archaeon and carries:
- a CDS encoding MarC family protein; the protein is MFQDALLQHDFISFFQAFLTLFAIFDPIGALPFFTSLMANLPRSSHGRIIRTSCIVSLGILLTFAYLGFWLFKLLNITLSDFKIIGGIILLVFAVSYVIGREHEKVLPSAGESIAIFPLATPLLAGPGSISIVMLMVNPPFGPLTTFVVIVLNVILAWIILSLGMHIYKLLGKQGSSVISRIMGLIVGAVAIRLIREGFIEVIREII